A genomic region of Tsukamurella pulmonis contains the following coding sequences:
- a CDS encoding helicase-related protein codes for MPQEEMGVPLSQMTKVRTQEAVRPDGSRVWIEASTVIAGLETDLEDADVDDADDEDQADTDHTVDDGADDAASAVEQHPYVPPRSYAHPGEVTVPSGEKSRVRANIAALELVAQLEEQQRYATPDEQDVLARWSGWGGAPTVFDESRPEWKDDRDALYAVLTDDEIRAAKRSTLNAHYTDPAITTVMWDMLERAGFEGGRVLEPGSGAGTFIGTAPSSATMVGVELDPVSSKIAHYLYPGAQVRNEPFERTRVGDGSFIATIGNVPFGSFSLVDPVHNQRGHSIHNHFILKSMHLTKPGGYLALITSTHTLDTLGATARREMHESAELVGAFRLPANTFRRVAATSVVTDLLVFRRRAEDERVPHPDTVDWLSSDQTELEMPNGAMATVPVNRYFAQHPDHVIGRMHAATGQYGPEMRVDAEDLEQVPARLRQAMAPIIDDAVDRGAGLRAGQVPQETATTPGLATAAELYENEPPIGQVEYDEATGDFYRRGFSGDPELVKVPDSRKVETRHLLRLRTLAESTITSQRAGNVSVDDRNALRRELNRVYDAYVASNGPINRVKVSGGKERTEEQAAAKMLALEGKWRHANRDRETDEPYAGPIPDDTLAEHEEQAWLASPIVRRQIHLEALRGDPGVALLLALERWDEETGKAEKADIFSRDVVAPPRRVATAQTPQEAIAVSVGESAYVDLGRVAELLGVTPDEAREQIRGLAYPDPDDMRHRLQPAEAVVSGQVIKKADRVARLIEDDPGNSDWPALHSALRAAIPTPKGPSQIGDISLGETWVHPNDYAAFAEETFGIDSVIVEHSSVSWTVSTRGGGRYSAIVKTEYGVELNGKSMDAVELFETLLNQRPIVIRNSLLERERGAPEVNGPATTLAQVQARKITAEFQGWLWNDDSRRDRLLGEWNRRFNGFVAPKYDGRYLQLPDVSAAFTAHSYQRNAVARIAAEPTVLLDHVVGAGKTGSMFMGAMELKRRGLVNQPWIVVPTHLIEQFGREVKQWLPAANVLVGRKGMDVDARRLLVAQSATSNWDMVIVPSSVFELISVAPERQQKYIEDQIASLEEEQRRMKAAKGSDLNPATTKALERMKVRLESRLEKLANAAKKDGEGRVTFEQTGCDYLFVDEAHDFKNKSRISSVESLSHPGSQKAEDLALKLSVLREGARNRAAAEGRFVVRGAERVACFSTGTPIANSLAEAWVMQSYLRPDLLADAGVDSINDWGASFTTTRSETVTNTTGTKLKVVTRVAAFKNPREMFAITSQFTDVVIRAQVDEETGGKLPKAGGREIITTPSSQEFRDFSADLEYRLDNADPARPDLDNTLKVLGDGRKAALDPRLARMDPPAPGFSRAYAVAERVASIHHEYAERTYLGPNGEVSPIPGALQLVFCDLGTPKPNGGWSLYDAMRDEMVARGIPAEAIAYIHQAKTAAQRSRLQAACVSGRISVLIGSTAKMGTGMNVQARLVALHHVDVPWRPADLEQREGRIIRQGNQHSQVHICSYVSEASTDTVMWAKVESKAMFIEQAKNGQLDDNVTSIEDVEEQSLVEAAAATKAAATGDPRFMELVESEEKLKELRALEGAHREARFAASHRVRHADHEIPLLEDRIEVYRRVVDENLTGWDAKGKPFTVAGRAFVERTDRSAALLDRARSVYVALKGQGAMRSEVIATMPGDIDVRMNRPLESEMIRVWLDMPGEPALSITKKNLFGEQTLLDDGGESSSAMRSGFATRIENLYASLPDRIPTTQTMIDDYRDDIVVNSPKIDAPFEEADELRDLEVTVHRLRTEIAAEQNTPEAIARRTAADARMKAAGRRHGWSLQLNPTKKMVEESDYANAEDYAAAARRMHQYEAARYARDHGGVTRPAAPTPPPPTTGDRYAPPRSHDSASRDDDGLTR; via the coding sequence GTGCCCCAGGAGGAGATGGGCGTCCCGCTCTCGCAGATGACGAAGGTACGCACCCAGGAGGCCGTGCGCCCCGATGGCTCGCGGGTCTGGATCGAAGCGAGCACCGTCATCGCCGGCCTGGAGACCGACCTCGAGGATGCCGACGTCGACGATGCGGACGACGAGGACCAGGCGGACACCGACCACACGGTCGACGACGGCGCCGATGACGCGGCCAGCGCGGTGGAGCAGCATCCGTACGTCCCGCCGCGCAGCTACGCGCACCCCGGTGAGGTCACGGTTCCGTCGGGCGAGAAGAGCCGCGTGCGAGCCAACATCGCCGCCCTCGAACTCGTCGCGCAGCTCGAAGAGCAGCAGCGGTACGCGACGCCGGACGAACAGGACGTGCTCGCCCGCTGGTCCGGCTGGGGCGGCGCCCCGACGGTATTCGACGAGAGCCGGCCCGAGTGGAAGGACGACCGCGACGCGCTGTACGCGGTCCTGACCGACGACGAGATCCGCGCCGCGAAGCGTTCCACGCTCAACGCCCACTACACCGATCCCGCGATCACCACGGTGATGTGGGACATGCTCGAACGGGCAGGCTTCGAGGGCGGCCGGGTCCTCGAGCCCGGATCCGGCGCCGGCACCTTCATCGGTACCGCACCGTCGTCCGCAACGATGGTCGGCGTCGAGCTGGACCCGGTCTCCTCCAAGATCGCCCACTACCTCTATCCGGGCGCCCAGGTCCGCAACGAGCCCTTCGAGCGCACCCGCGTCGGCGACGGCAGCTTCATCGCCACCATCGGCAACGTCCCGTTCGGCAGCTTCTCGCTCGTCGACCCTGTCCACAACCAACGCGGCCACTCGATTCACAACCACTTCATCCTCAAGTCTATGCACCTGACCAAGCCCGGCGGGTACCTCGCGCTGATCACCAGCACGCACACACTCGACACGCTCGGCGCGACCGCCCGCCGCGAGATGCACGAATCGGCCGAACTTGTCGGCGCCTTCCGGCTTCCCGCGAACACCTTCCGCCGGGTCGCGGCCACCTCGGTCGTGACCGACCTGCTGGTGTTCCGGCGCCGCGCGGAGGACGAGCGCGTCCCGCATCCCGACACCGTCGACTGGCTCAGCTCGGACCAGACCGAGCTGGAGATGCCCAACGGCGCGATGGCCACGGTGCCGGTGAACCGCTACTTCGCCCAGCACCCGGACCACGTCATCGGCCGCATGCACGCGGCCACCGGCCAGTACGGACCGGAGATGCGCGTCGACGCCGAGGACCTCGAGCAGGTGCCGGCGCGGCTGCGTCAGGCTATGGCGCCGATCATCGACGACGCCGTCGACCGCGGCGCCGGCCTCCGCGCGGGCCAGGTGCCGCAGGAGACCGCGACCACCCCGGGCCTGGCGACCGCGGCCGAGCTGTACGAGAACGAACCGCCGATCGGTCAGGTGGAGTACGACGAGGCCACGGGCGACTTCTACCGCCGCGGCTTCAGCGGCGATCCGGAGCTGGTGAAGGTCCCCGACTCGAGGAAGGTCGAGACCCGGCACCTGCTGCGCCTGCGGACCCTCGCGGAGTCGACGATCACCAGCCAGCGCGCCGGCAACGTCAGCGTCGACGACCGCAACGCCCTACGCCGGGAACTCAACCGTGTCTACGACGCCTACGTCGCCAGCAACGGTCCGATCAACCGCGTCAAGGTCTCGGGCGGGAAGGAACGGACCGAGGAGCAGGCCGCGGCGAAGATGCTCGCCCTCGAGGGCAAGTGGCGGCACGCCAACCGCGATCGAGAGACCGACGAGCCGTACGCCGGCCCGATCCCGGACGACACGCTCGCCGAGCACGAGGAGCAGGCGTGGCTCGCCAGCCCGATCGTGCGGCGTCAGATCCACCTCGAGGCGCTCCGCGGCGACCCGGGCGTCGCGTTGCTCCTGGCCCTCGAACGCTGGGACGAGGAGACCGGCAAGGCGGAGAAGGCCGACATCTTCTCCCGCGATGTGGTCGCGCCGCCGCGGCGCGTGGCCACCGCGCAGACCCCGCAGGAGGCGATCGCCGTCAGCGTCGGTGAGTCCGCCTACGTCGACCTCGGGCGCGTGGCAGAGCTGCTCGGCGTCACGCCCGACGAGGCCCGCGAGCAGATCCGTGGGCTGGCCTACCCAGACCCGGACGACATGCGGCATCGCCTGCAGCCGGCCGAGGCCGTGGTCTCAGGGCAGGTGATCAAGAAGGCGGACCGCGTCGCTCGGCTCATTGAGGACGACCCGGGCAACAGCGACTGGCCCGCGCTGCACTCCGCGCTGCGCGCGGCCATCCCGACTCCGAAGGGGCCGTCCCAGATCGGTGACATCTCGCTCGGCGAGACCTGGGTCCACCCCAACGACTACGCGGCCTTCGCTGAGGAGACGTTCGGCATCGACTCCGTCATCGTCGAGCACTCGTCGGTGTCCTGGACGGTGAGCACCCGCGGCGGCGGCCGCTACAGTGCCATCGTCAAGACCGAGTACGGCGTGGAGCTCAACGGCAAGAGCATGGACGCCGTCGAGCTGTTCGAGACCCTGCTCAATCAGCGACCGATCGTGATCCGAAACAGTCTCCTCGAGCGCGAGCGCGGCGCCCCGGAGGTCAACGGTCCGGCCACGACGCTGGCCCAGGTCCAGGCCCGCAAGATCACCGCGGAGTTCCAGGGGTGGCTGTGGAACGACGATAGCCGCCGGGACCGCCTCCTTGGCGAGTGGAACCGCCGGTTCAACGGCTTCGTCGCACCGAAGTACGACGGCCGCTACCTCCAGCTTCCCGACGTCTCGGCGGCGTTCACCGCGCACAGCTACCAGAGAAATGCAGTTGCCAGGATCGCGGCCGAGCCGACCGTGCTGCTCGATCACGTGGTCGGCGCCGGCAAGACCGGCTCGATGTTCATGGGCGCGATGGAACTCAAACGCCGCGGCCTGGTCAACCAGCCCTGGATCGTCGTCCCCACGCACCTCATCGAGCAATTCGGACGCGAGGTCAAGCAGTGGCTGCCCGCGGCCAACGTTCTCGTCGGCCGCAAGGGGATGGACGTCGATGCCCGGCGCCTGCTGGTCGCGCAGAGCGCCACGAGCAACTGGGACATGGTGATCGTGCCGTCGAGCGTCTTCGAGTTGATCAGCGTCGCGCCTGAGCGGCAGCAGAAGTACATCGAAGACCAGATCGCATCCTTGGAGGAGGAGCAGCGGCGCATGAAGGCCGCGAAGGGCAGCGACCTGAACCCGGCAACGACCAAGGCGCTCGAACGGATGAAGGTCCGCCTCGAGTCCCGCCTGGAGAAGCTCGCCAACGCCGCCAAGAAGGACGGCGAGGGTCGCGTCACCTTCGAGCAGACCGGCTGCGACTACTTGTTCGTCGACGAGGCGCACGACTTCAAGAACAAGTCGCGGATCTCCTCTGTCGAATCGCTCTCGCACCCCGGCTCGCAGAAGGCCGAGGATCTCGCGTTGAAGTTGTCGGTCCTGCGCGAGGGCGCCCGCAACCGCGCGGCCGCTGAAGGCCGGTTCGTCGTCCGCGGCGCCGAGCGCGTCGCGTGCTTTAGCACCGGCACCCCGATCGCCAACAGCCTTGCCGAGGCGTGGGTGATGCAGAGCTACCTACGCCCCGACCTCCTCGCGGACGCGGGCGTCGACAGCATCAACGACTGGGGAGCGTCGTTCACTACCACGCGATCGGAGACGGTCACCAATACGACCGGCACCAAGTTGAAAGTCGTCACGAGAGTCGCGGCGTTCAAGAACCCCCGCGAGATGTTCGCCATCACCTCCCAATTCACCGACGTGGTGATCCGCGCGCAGGTCGACGAGGAGACCGGTGGCAAGCTCCCGAAGGCCGGCGGCCGCGAAATCATCACCACACCGTCGAGTCAGGAGTTCCGCGACTTCAGCGCGGACCTCGAGTACCGACTCGACAACGCGGACCCGGCACGCCCGGATCTCGACAACACGCTCAAGGTGCTCGGCGATGGCCGCAAAGCCGCGCTCGATCCCCGGCTCGCTCGGATGGATCCGCCGGCACCCGGCTTCTCCCGCGCGTACGCCGTCGCGGAACGGGTCGCCAGCATCCACCACGAGTACGCCGAGCGGACCTACCTCGGACCCAACGGTGAGGTCTCTCCGATCCCGGGCGCGCTGCAGCTGGTGTTCTGCGATCTCGGGACGCCGAAGCCGAACGGCGGGTGGTCGCTCTACGACGCCATGCGCGACGAGATGGTCGCCCGCGGTATCCCCGCCGAGGCGATCGCCTACATCCACCAGGCCAAGACCGCTGCGCAGCGCAGTCGTCTGCAGGCCGCGTGCGTGTCAGGCCGGATCTCGGTCCTCATCGGATCGACCGCGAAGATGGGCACCGGCATGAACGTGCAGGCGCGGCTCGTCGCACTCCACCACGTCGACGTCCCGTGGCGGCCGGCCGATCTGGAGCAGCGCGAGGGCCGCATCATTCGGCAGGGCAACCAGCACAGCCAGGTGCACATCTGCTCGTACGTCTCCGAGGCGTCCACCGACACCGTCATGTGGGCCAAGGTCGAGAGCAAGGCGATGTTCATCGAGCAGGCCAAGAACGGGCAGCTCGACGACAACGTCACCTCGATCGAGGACGTCGAGGAACAGAGCTTGGTCGAGGCGGCAGCGGCTACCAAGGCTGCGGCGACCGGCGACCCTCGGTTCATGGAACTGGTCGAGAGCGAGGAGAAGCTCAAGGAGCTGCGCGCGTTGGAGGGCGCGCACCGCGAGGCCCGGTTCGCCGCATCGCACCGCGTCCGCCATGCCGACCACGAGATTCCCCTCCTCGAGGACCGCATCGAGGTCTACCGCCGCGTCGTCGACGAGAACCTCACCGGGTGGGACGCGAAGGGTAAGCCATTCACCGTCGCCGGCCGCGCCTTCGTCGAGCGCACCGACCGCAGCGCCGCGCTGCTGGACCGGGCACGCTCGGTGTACGTCGCGCTCAAGGGCCAGGGTGCGATGCGCAGCGAGGTCATCGCGACGATGCCCGGCGACATCGACGTCCGCATGAACCGCCCGCTGGAGAGCGAGATGATCAGGGTCTGGCTCGACATGCCCGGCGAGCCCGCGCTGTCGATCACCAAGAAGAATCTCTTCGGTGAACAGACACTGCTCGACGACGGTGGCGAGAGCAGCAGCGCCATGCGATCGGGCTTCGCCACGCGGATCGAGAACCTGTACGCGAGCCTGCCGGACCGCATCCCGACGACGCAGACGATGATCGACGACTACCGCGACGACATCGTCGTGAACTCGCCGAAGATCGACGCACCGTTCGAGGAGGCGGACGAGCTCCGCGACCTCGAGGTGACCGTGCACCGTCTGCGCACTGAGATCGCCGCCGAGCAGAACACCCCGGAAGCGATCGCCCGCCGCACCGC